The Lineus longissimus chromosome 2, tnLinLong1.2, whole genome shotgun sequence genome window below encodes:
- the LOC135483769 gene encoding cellular retinoic acid-binding protein 1-like, producing the protein MPCDFNGLWQSVQADGTDELLAALGVTDPNIRAAAKKSIEEIKLVDNSMQVAVKADEKVLKETNYFIGQKFEDSDPAGNLWKCVASWKGDVMLVDAKNDEKGWTLTVTREIKNNEMIVVRSLTQDGKTIVSTGRFQKI; encoded by the exons ATGCCTTGCGATTTTAACGGACTATGGCAGTCTGTCCAGGCTGACGGGACCGATGAATTGCTCGCCGCATTGG gtgtGACTGACCCGAACATCAGAGCGGCCGCTAAAAAGTCCATCGAGGAGATAAAGCTCGTGGATAACTCGATGCAGGTTGCCGTTAAAGCTGATGAGAAGGTGTTGAAGGAGACCAACTACTTCATTGGGCAGAAATTCGAAGACAGTGACCCAGCTGGCAATTTGTGGAAG TGCGTTGCCTCCTGGAAAGGAGACGTGATGTTAGTTGATGCGAAGAACGACGAGAAGGGTTGGACATTGACCGTGACGCGGGAGATAAAAAATAACGAAATGATCGTG GTTCGATCTTTGACACAAGATGGCAAGACAATCGTTTCCACCGGGCGCTTCCAGAAGATCTAA
- the LOC135483767 gene encoding N-lysine methyltransferase SETD6-like isoform X1 — MQWCSRERINIGPKVMISREGSCAQFGMVAIADVKESECLFEVPRHCVLRPETSSVAEIIKEASDQLVSESGWVKLLISLLYEYTNPSSRWRPYFEMVPEFSEVDLPMFWDRSERLVELRGTGVDMAVEKDLENVKKEFNNIVLPFIRKHDDKFPVQCQSIDLYKRMVAFVMAYSFTEPEREEDSDIDTEDMPITKSPPMMVPVADILNHIAKNNASLQFGKESLKMVATRDIRKGEEVYNTYGQLANNQLLHMYGFAEQYPDNHFDTVDIPMKLIYEVAKQETEDVDLLDEKWEFLQGMDLIPDDGVFVIGADGVLTEEELYHTLKVLNLNRAEFEDHREKEGWSDDNEDEENMTFANIPLLPQSWKVLLAKVLQETFSGYAQSPEEDEKQLQNLSTLSRRKKYSLFVRNGQRKLLQRLLQCCQ; from the exons ATGCAATGGTGTTCCAGAGAGAGAATAAATATTGGCCCAAAG GTCATGATCAGTCGGGAGGGATCATGTGCCCAGTTTGGCATGGTGGCGATTGCAGATGTCAAGGAATCAGAATGCTTGTTTGAGGTACCTAGGCACTGTGTTCTCAGGCCAGAGACATCTAGTGTTGCAGAGATCATAAAGGAAG CATCAGATCAGCTCGTGAGCGAAAGTGGTTGGGTGAAGCTTCTGATATCGCTGTTGTATGAGTACACAAATCCTTCATCTAGGTGGAGGCCTTATTTTGAAATGGTTCCTGAATTCTCCGAGGTGGACCTGCCAATGTTCTGGGACAG GTCTGAGAGACTGGTAGAGTTGAGAGGAACAGGAGTAGATATGGCTGTAGAGAAAGATCTTGAAAACGTCAAGAAAGAATTCAACAATATTGTTTTGCCATTTATCAGGAAACATGATGATAAATTCCC AGTTCAGTGTCAAAGTATAGACTTGTACAAGCGAATGGTGGCATTTGTCATGGCATACAGCTTCACTGAGCCAGAGAGAGAAGAGGATTCTGATATCGATACAGAGGATATGCCCATTACTAAATCACCTCCGATGATGGTTCCAGTGGCAGACATACTTAATCACATAGCAAAGAATAATGCTAGTTTGCAGTTTGGGAAGGAGAGCCTAAAAATGGTTGCAACGAGAGATATAAGAAAG GGTGAAGAAGTATACAACACATATGGTCAATTGGCGAACAACCAGTTATTACACATGTACGGATTTGCAGAGCAGTATCCTGACAATCATTTTGATACA GTCGATATTCCAATGAAGTTGATTTATGAAGTTGCAAAGCAGGAAACGGAAGATGTGGATCTTCTTGATGAGAAGTGGGAATTTCTCCAAGGCATG GATTTGATACCAGATGACGGGGTATTTGTCATTGGAGCAGACGGTGTGCTTACAGAAGAGGAACTGTATCACACATTGAAAGTTTTGAATCTGAATCGGGCCGAGTTTGAAGACCATCGTGAGAAAGAGGGTTGGAGTGACgataatgaagatgaagaaaacaTGACCTTTG CCAACATTCCCTTGCTGCCCCAATCATGGAAGGTATTACTTGCCAA GGTGCTGCAAGAAACATTTTCAGGATATGCACAATCACCGGAAGAGGATGAAAAACAGTTGCAGAATCTCAGCACCTTGTCAAGACGGAAGAAATATTCATTATTCGTACGGAATGGCCAGCGGAAATTGTTACAGAGACTCTTACAGTGTTGTCAGTAA
- the LOC135483766 gene encoding uncharacterized protein LOC135483766 — translation MMLQKTIGVMSGVRGRRLVSPLCLSLWTRKQVCPRRFFWQNGLVIASGRRLLCKTGSEVHFLKEESTSCNSSKIHMIQGNESESLSTVSVQCTVQKGCYPIHSVPKEGFRKVTESQLSFHRHFCQKASPSDKLERRQKSLDIPTPPESDYHYDEDMSFFHINGYNVYPWSISGLGTSVIVNRDNMTVAFDIGYASREAFCSQYVFISHGHTDHTMGLTSHASKREMNGMVPATYYVPDHLMQPLTTIVKQFSLMEGGASLRSIDIRSCSPGQTIKLPWDRFAIPFPTYHRVPSQGYIVYHEKKQLKHEYEDMMSYERVLMKKKGVELYDTHVEPEIAYTGDTTFDVFLNPPTPDLLNVKLLITECTFVDEDADRRGRSSIAKAESVGHIHLKQFCEHAHLFDNVEGILLIHFSDKYTVQYIRDRVFELVPESLRNKIYLGLTAQELYLGLGVQEDS, via the exons ATGATGCTACAGAAGACAATAGGTGTGATGTCAGGTGTGAGGGGAAGACGTCTTGTCTCACCACTTTGCCTGAGTTTGTGGACTCGAAAACAAGTCTGTCCTCGGCGTTTCTTCTGGCAAAATGGATTAGTGATTGCTTCAGGACGAAGACTTTTATGCAAAACTGGCTCTGAAGTACATTTTCTAAAAGAGGAGTCTACTTCTTGCAACAGTAGCAAGATACACATGATCCAGGGAAATGAATCAGAATCTCTGTCCACTGTTTCAGTTCAATGCACTGTTCAGAAGGGATGTTACCCAATCCACAGTGTGCCAAAAGAAGGCTTTCGGAAAGTGACAGAGTCGCAACTCAGCTTCCATAGACATTTCTGTCAGAAGGCAAGTCCTTCAGACAAACTTGAAAGAAGGCAAAAATCGCTTGATATTCCAACACCCCCGGAATCTGATTATCATTATGATGAGGACATGTCTTTCTTTCATATAAATGGTTACAATGTGTATCCATGGTCCATTTCGGGACTGGGGACATCGGTGATTGTGAACAGAGACAACATGACCGTGGCATTTGATATAGGCTATGCAAGCAGGGAGGCCTTCTGCTCCCAGTATGTCTTCATCAG CCATGGACATACAGACCACACCATGGGACTAACCAGCCATGCTTCAAAACGTGAGATGAACGGCATGGTTCCTGCGACATATTATGTGCCAGATCATCTAATGCAACCACTCACCACCATAGTGAAACAGTTCTCATTGATGGAGGGAGGAGCATCATTGAGGAGTATCGATATTCGGTCGTGTAGTCCTGGTCAAACTATCAAG CTACCATGGGATCGATTTGCAATCCCATTCCCCACGTATCACCGCGTCCCCAGTCAAGGCTACATCGTCTACCATGAGAAGAAGCAGCTGAAACATGAATATGAGGATATGATGAGTTACGAGCGAGTCCTGATGAAAAAGAAGGGAGTAGAATTGTATGACACCCATGTTGAGCCAGAAATTGCGTATACAG GGGACACAACTTTCGATGTGTTCTTGAACCCGCCTACCCCCGATCTCCTCAATGTCAAACTCCTGATCACGGAATGTACTTTCGTGGATGAAGACGCAGACAGACGTGGACGATCAAGCATTGCAAAAGCTGAATCAGTGGGACATATACACCTGAAGCAATTCTGTGAACATGCGCATTTGTTTGATAATGTCGAGGGCATCCTCTTGATTCACTTCTCTGATAAGTATACGGTACAATACATCAGGGACAGGGTGTTTGAACTGGTACCAGAGTCTCTTAGGAATAAGATCTACTTAGGTCTGACAGCTCAGGAGCTTTACCTAGGATTAGGTGTCCAGGAGGACAGTTAA
- the LOC135482847 gene encoding potassium voltage-gated channel subfamily C member 3-like produces MHLIEDYDTTRNGDYVSKKRRRLSGGVLRREREQRATQKVHLDIGGIVFTTFPSTLSIIPGSLLSSLSCDCEFYNKCTNTYYFDRNPEIFPSILDCYRTGEFHIPLSCCIGSINNELKFWKIPEEYIATCCLKRIEEFEVNRRTMEDLKREFKSSLEEHLMMLGNLSRCADIKLRCWMFLEFPAYSKHAKWWSFFVGMLLVISVINLALSSHPVLTVQGPHNISWVGEFKNNPKFARLFGRLPHPVIVRLDEVVNIILTFEIVTRLITCPSKKNFFRSVLNWLDMTALLTYWVFSIMMNISIYTDLDTREFVLIMFILGSFIFLRILRLFKISSTFKSLRILILVLKRNSRELSTLVLFLMLGMLLFSSLVYLAELHVPDTFTNIPDAFWWSVITMTTVGYGDMYPKSYPGYLVGVMCAMAGMVVSGLAIPIISNNFSLYYNYAKYFRQKFKVSANKNAVSENRFANHGVRGMVRRFHSRKTSSRELSSDPDAGDALFNCRNVTETVTVI; encoded by the exons ATGCATTTGATAGAGGATTACGATACCACTCGAAACGGGGACTACGTCTCGAAGAAGCGGCGTCGATTGAGTGGCGGGGTGTTGCGCCGAGAAAGGGAGCAAAGGGCCACTCAGAAGGTTCACTTGGACATCGGTGGTATTGTGTTTACGACTTTTCCCTCCACGTTAAGCATCATCCCTGGAAGTCTTTTATCATCGTTATCGTGTGATTGTGAGTTCTACAACAAATGTACGAACACTTACTACTTTGACAGGAATCCTGAAATATTTCCAAGTATACTTGATTGCTATCGAACTGGGGAGTTTCACATACCATTGAGCTGCTGCATAGGATCTATCAACAACGAATTAAAGTTCTGGAAGATTCCAGAGGAGTACATTGCAACTTGCTGCCTGAAGCGAATAGAGGAATTCGAAGTCAACCGCCGGACTATGGAAGATCTGAAGCGAGAATTTAAAAGTAGTCTAGAGGAGCACCTTATGATGTTAGGCAACTTGTCCAGATGTGCCGACATTAAACTTAGGTGTTGGATGTTTCTGGAGTTTCCGGCGTACTCAAAACATGCTAAG TGGTGGTCGTTTTTCGTGGGCATGCTGCTGGTCATCTCAGTCATCAACCTGGCCCTGAGCAGCCACCCAGTCCTGACGGTCCAGGGGCCGCACAATATCTCCTGGGTAGGCGAATTCAAGAACAACCCGAAATTTGCCCGGCTCTTCGGTCGTCTTCCACACCCTGTCATCGTACGATTGGACGAAGTTGTCAACATTATTCTGACGTTCGAGATTGTGACGAGGCTCATTACCTGTCCGTCGAAGAAGAATTTCTTCCGATCCGTTTTGAATTGGTTGGACATGACCGCCTTGCTCACGTACTGGGTGTTTTCTATCATGATGAACATAAGTATATATACAGACTTGGATACGAGAGAATTTGTTCTTATCATGTTCATTCTAGGAAGCTTCATTTTCTTGCGAATTTTGCGCCTTTTTAAGATATCCAGCACATTTAAAAGTCTCCGTATACTCATCTTGGTGCTAAAGCGAAATTCTCGCGAACTTTCTACACTCGTGCTCTTTCTTATGCTCGGCATGTTATTGTTCTCTTCTCTTGTTTACCTCGCGGAACTGCACGTGCCCGATACATTTACCAACATCCCTGATGCCTTCTGGTGGTCTGTGATCACCATGACTACTGTTGGATACGGCGACATGTATCCAAAGAGCTATCCGGGTTATCTCGTCGGCGTGATGTGTGCAATGGCCGGCATGGTCGTATCTGGCCTCGCCATCCCAATCATCAGCAACAATTTCTCCCTCTATTACAACTACGCGAAATATTTCCGGCAGAAATTTAAAGTATCTGCAAACAAAAACGCTGTGTCAGAGAATAGGTTTGCTAATCACGGAGTTCGCGGCATGGTGAGACGATTTCATAGTCGAAAGACTTCATCAAGGGAGCTATCAAGTGATCCTGATGCTGGTGATGCGCTCTTCAATTGCAGAAATGTAACCGAAACTGTGACTGTCATATAA
- the LOC135483767 gene encoding N-lysine methyltransferase SETD6-like isoform X2, with the protein MISREGSCAQFGMVAIADVKESECLFEVPRHCVLRPETSSVAEIIKEASDQLVSESGWVKLLISLLYEYTNPSSRWRPYFEMVPEFSEVDLPMFWDRSERLVELRGTGVDMAVEKDLENVKKEFNNIVLPFIRKHDDKFPVQCQSIDLYKRMVAFVMAYSFTEPEREEDSDIDTEDMPITKSPPMMVPVADILNHIAKNNASLQFGKESLKMVATRDIRKGEEVYNTYGQLANNQLLHMYGFAEQYPDNHFDTVDIPMKLIYEVAKQETEDVDLLDEKWEFLQGMDLIPDDGVFVIGADGVLTEEELYHTLKVLNLNRAEFEDHREKEGWSDDNEDEENMTFANIPLLPQSWKVLLAKVLQETFSGYAQSPEEDEKQLQNLSTLSRRKKYSLFVRNGQRKLLQRLLQCCQ; encoded by the exons ATGATCAGTCGGGAGGGATCATGTGCCCAGTTTGGCATGGTGGCGATTGCAGATGTCAAGGAATCAGAATGCTTGTTTGAGGTACCTAGGCACTGTGTTCTCAGGCCAGAGACATCTAGTGTTGCAGAGATCATAAAGGAAG CATCAGATCAGCTCGTGAGCGAAAGTGGTTGGGTGAAGCTTCTGATATCGCTGTTGTATGAGTACACAAATCCTTCATCTAGGTGGAGGCCTTATTTTGAAATGGTTCCTGAATTCTCCGAGGTGGACCTGCCAATGTTCTGGGACAG GTCTGAGAGACTGGTAGAGTTGAGAGGAACAGGAGTAGATATGGCTGTAGAGAAAGATCTTGAAAACGTCAAGAAAGAATTCAACAATATTGTTTTGCCATTTATCAGGAAACATGATGATAAATTCCC AGTTCAGTGTCAAAGTATAGACTTGTACAAGCGAATGGTGGCATTTGTCATGGCATACAGCTTCACTGAGCCAGAGAGAGAAGAGGATTCTGATATCGATACAGAGGATATGCCCATTACTAAATCACCTCCGATGATGGTTCCAGTGGCAGACATACTTAATCACATAGCAAAGAATAATGCTAGTTTGCAGTTTGGGAAGGAGAGCCTAAAAATGGTTGCAACGAGAGATATAAGAAAG GGTGAAGAAGTATACAACACATATGGTCAATTGGCGAACAACCAGTTATTACACATGTACGGATTTGCAGAGCAGTATCCTGACAATCATTTTGATACA GTCGATATTCCAATGAAGTTGATTTATGAAGTTGCAAAGCAGGAAACGGAAGATGTGGATCTTCTTGATGAGAAGTGGGAATTTCTCCAAGGCATG GATTTGATACCAGATGACGGGGTATTTGTCATTGGAGCAGACGGTGTGCTTACAGAAGAGGAACTGTATCACACATTGAAAGTTTTGAATCTGAATCGGGCCGAGTTTGAAGACCATCGTGAGAAAGAGGGTTGGAGTGACgataatgaagatgaagaaaacaTGACCTTTG CCAACATTCCCTTGCTGCCCCAATCATGGAAGGTATTACTTGCCAA GGTGCTGCAAGAAACATTTTCAGGATATGCACAATCACCGGAAGAGGATGAAAAACAGTTGCAGAATCTCAGCACCTTGTCAAGACGGAAGAAATATTCATTATTCGTACGGAATGGCCAGCGGAAATTGTTACAGAGACTCTTACAGTGTTGTCAGTAA